AACTCAACGATAGTAGTTTTTGGTAGTGTTGCTAGAGGTGATTTTAATGAATGGAGCGATGTAGATGTTCTAATAGTGACAAGAGATGATGTGCCCACAAGACCTGTGGATAGATTGGATGTGGTTTATGAGTGTATGAAGAGAAATCCAATTGTAGAACCGGTAATAATTACATATAATGAGTTCATGAAGTTACTTACCAAGAACAATCCCTTGGTGATTGAGGCATTGGAAAAGGGGATAGTTTTCGTAGATAAGCTTTCTCTAATCACTATATATTCCTCTCTAAAAAGTTCTGTATACTGATTTTGCATTTATTTTGCACATCCATTAAGATTAGAAATTCATCTGTGTTATTAGCTGTTTCAACCCATTTTCAAGTTTTGTATTTGGTCTGTAGCCAAGTTCCTTCATCGCTTTGGTTATGTCTGCTACGGAATGTTTTATGTCTCCTGGTCTTGGGGATGTGTATACAGGCTTCAAATTTTCTTTGCCCATTAGCTTGAGCACAAGCTTTGCCAAATTATTTATGGTTGTTGCTGTGCCACTACCAATGTTATAAACGCCTTTTGCATTTTCATTTCTTATTGCAAGCATTATAGCATTTACAACATCATCAACCGAAAATCTTGTTATTTGTAGTGTGGATGAGTGTTTATAATCATTTTATAAATTTGCTTATTTTTGGGTGATTTGTTGTGGGCTGTGAGGGTTTGCTAACCATGACAATTGGGATGAGGGTTAGCCCAGAGCCCACAGTATTAGATTTTCTGAAAAGATATAGAAATGCTTTGAACTACTCAATAGAGAAAATAATCAAGAGTAATGCAACATCTATTTCAAAAGCACATAAGTTGCTATACAACGAGTTGAAAAAGCTGTTTAATCTCCCATCCAGAGTTGCTATTGACTGTTATAGAGAGGCTTTGGCAATTGCAAAGTCTTGGTTGAGAAACTCGAGAAGAGGTAGAGTTCCAAGGGTTAAAACACTTAGAATGTGGTTAACGTATAAGCAGAGCTATAGAATTAGAGATGGTTTTGTTGAAATCATTGGCGGCTACAAGCTGAGAATTATTGGATGGAACAAAAGATACGACTCACATGAAAACAGAGAGGCTAGATTAGTCTACAGAGATGGTAAAATGTTTCTTATGATTACCAAGAATATTCCAAAACCAGAAACAATTAAGCCAATTGATGTCATTGGTGTTGATATCAATGAGAAGAAGATTGTTGTTGCTAACCATGTTCTTGTTAAAGATTTTGAAACACCAGTTGAGAAAGCTTTGCACTTTAGGTTGTTGGCTGAAAGGCTTCAAAGAAAGTATTCATTAACAAGATATCAGGCTTGGATGAGGAGAAGAGGAGTTCTCAATAGAGTAAAAAGCTTCTACAGAAAATCTAGGAACATTGTTGTGGACTGGGCTAGGAAGGTCTCTAAGGATATTGCTGAAATTTCTAAAAGCAATAGATTTGCTGTTGCCGTGGAGGATTTGAGGAATCTCATCAAAGCTCTTAAGAAGCTTCCGAAGAACCACAGAACATCACTAATAATGCTTGGCTATAGAAAACTTAGCTACTGGATGAATTGGCAAGCAATTAAGAGAGGTGTTCCAACAATAGTTGTTAACCCAAGAAAAACATCATCTATTTGCCCAATATGTGATTCAAAGCTTGTTGAAAACGGTTATAGAAGGTTGAAATGCTTGAAATGTGGTTTAGAAGCAGACAGGGACTTGATTGGAGCATTGAACATTAGAAGAAAGGCTCTTAATGAGATGGGGGGATCTCTGACCACCCCGACTGCCCAGCAGATGACAGATGTGAAAACGAATAGATGCTGGGAACCTATGAGCCTCTAGGGGAGGAGGTCAGAAGCACCTCAGACAAATGCTAAAGACAAAACAATATAGATTCGCTTAAAAATGCAAACTAATTTAAAATAGCATCAATGAATCAATGCATTAGATAACGACTTAGAATACATAGCTTCCTAGATTTGCATTAAACTAAGTTTATTAAGTTTCTCAACTGGTTATATATTACAGTGGTGTGTATGAGTGATCTACTTATCTTTGAGGCTAAAGTTAGTAGGAAAAGGCTATTAACCATTCCCAAGGCAGCTGCTGAAAGGCTTGGCATTAGAGAAGGTTCTAGAGTTAGAATAGTTGTCGAGAACAACAGAATCATCATTGAGCCCATAAAAGATGCTTTTTGGTATGCTCTTCACGGACCTAAGATTGGATACATAGGGTTTAAAGAGCTTGAGGAGGAAAGTTTGCGTGAACAAGAAAAAATTGAGAATTCTTCTTGACACATCATTTTTACTACCATTTGTAGGATTTAAAACAGATGTAGAAATTGAAGATGCAATTGCTTGTTTAACACATCATGAGGTGTACTATAGTGATCTAAGCTTGTTGGAAGCTGTGTGGAAAATAGCTAAGGTTGTTAAGAAAGATGAAAACATCGAAGTGATTGTTGAGGGTGTGAAACTATTAGAGAAAACATTTAAGCATCGAAAAATTGATGCAAACAGTATAGAAATTGCTTTGAAAATGCGTTTAGAAGGTCATAAAGATCTTATAGATAATATGCTCTATGGTTTAGCACTTTCAAATAACATGATGTTTCTTACTGTGGATAAAGAACTTGAGGAATTTGTGAAAAAGCGTGGCATGAAAGATGTTATATTAGATGTAACTAGGTTAAAACAAGAGTATTGCTAAACAGAAATAGTTTTTATAGCTGCAATCGCAAGGTATAGAATGGCATCATCTTAAACTCCTCACATATAAAATGTTATTGAGATAGTTCTAGCATAATTAAAGCCAAAGCTGAAGAAAATGTAAACATTTTTAATCTGTTAATAACATTAGTTTTACTAACCTTAGAGGCAAATATTTTGGGGGTGCTATATGGGTGTTCTTGAGTATGTGAGTAGAAATCTCGATTGGGGTTTGAAGATTTTAGGGGATATGATTTCAATTCCAACTGTTAATCCGCCTGGTGAGAAGTATAAGGAGTTTGTTTACTATGCTAGAGATGTTTTGACTGGTTTGGGAATGGATGTTGAAATTGTTGAGGTGCCTAAAGACTATGTGGCTAGGTATTACCCCGAGTACTCTCTGCATTCAAGATATATTTTGATTGGTAGATTGGGTAGAGGCAAGCCTGTTGTTCATTTTAATGGTCACTACGATGTTGTTCCAGCTGGAAGTGGTTGGAGTAGCAATCCATTTGATGCTGTTGTGAGAAATGGTAAAGTGTATGGTAGAGGAGCTAGCGATATGAAGGGTGGTATAGCATCTTTTATTCTAGCTCTCAAATCCTTTGTTGAAACCACAAAGAGTTTTAGTGGCTCTGTTGAAGTTGCTTTGGTTCCTGATGAGGAAATTGGTGGAGAAACTGGCACAGGTTTCTTGGTGAGAGAGCTTGGCTCTAAACCAGATTATGTTGTTATTGGCGAGCCAAGTAGTAGTGAAATTATTTGGATTGGTCATAAAGGTGCTTTATGGACTTTGGTAGAAGTTTATGGTAGACAAGCACACGGATCCACGCCATGGCTTGGTATAAACGCTTTTGAGTACATGGCCAAAATAGCCATGAGAATAATAAGTGAGTATAAACCTGTTCTAGACTCTAGAAAAAGTGTTTATGAGTATGAGGATGAGAGAGGTGCTAAACCAACAATAACAATTGGTGGTGAGGTTAGAGGAGGTGCAAAAACAAATGTTGTTCCAGGATACTACGCATTTTCAGTAGATAGAAGAGTTACGCCGGATGAGGATTTGGAGAGTGTTGAGAAAGAGTTTATGGAGTTTATAAACAGAGTTGCAGCTGACTATCCCGAGGTCAAAATCAGTGTTAGAGTTCTTCACAAATCACCACCAGCTTTAACAAATCCAAACTCAGAACTGGTTACATATGCAAAAAGCGTAGCTAAGGAAGTTATAGGTAAAGAGCCAAAGACAACAGTTTGTCTAGGAGGTCTTGACATGAGGTATTACACGGAGAAGAATATTCAAACAATTGCATATGGTCCAGGAACAGCAGGAACAGCACACATAGCTGACGAATTTCTGCCGATTAGCGAGTTTGAAAAGATGAGTAAGATATATCTTCTACTCTTAAACAAGATACTGCTCAAAACATAGTGCTCATTTAAAGTAGTATTTTATACTTTCTTTTTCACATTGAAAATTCTGTTTTTATATTTTGAAAAGTTGATTGATCTAGCCAAGATACTAGTAATTAACTATTAAGAGTTAAGTACTTGCTAGAAAAATACTGATTTGGTGTCTATTTTGATTAAAATTGAGCTTTTGGCGCATGTAATTGGAATTTGTTTAACGATTGCTATAATTGTTTACATATTAGCAACATATTTTCTTGCGTCAAGGGGTGCCCAGCTAGCACCTACTCCTCCACTACATGAACAGCCTTCAGAAATTCGTAGAGTTGGGGACAGAATCTATCTTCCACTACCAAGAAAAATAACAAATGTTTCTGTTGAAGAAGCTATTCTTTGGAGAAGAAGCATTAGAGAGTATAGACAAGAGCCTTTAACAATACTTCAGCTGTCAATGCTTCTATGGGCTGCGTATGGAGTTACAGATACTGTTTGGGGTTTTAGAGCCTCTCCCAGTGCTGGTGCAACATATCCTCTAGAGGTTTATGTTGTTGTTGGTGAAAAGTGTGTTGTTATAGACAATAAAACCTATTTGGAGGCTGGCATATACAAATATGATGTTTATACACATTCTCTTAGACTTGTAAAGAAAGGAGATTTTAGAGAAGAGCTTTATAGAGCAGCTCTTCACCAGGACTGGGTAAGGGATGCTGCTATAAACATAGTTATTACAGCTGTTTTTGAAAGAACAACGAGAATTTATGGTGAGAGAGGAGCTGTTAGATATGTTCCTATGGAGGTTGGTCACCTAGGCCAAAACGTGTATCTTATGGCAACAGCAATGGGCTTGGGAACAGTTGTTGTAGGAGCTTTTTACGACAATGAAGTAGTAAAAATATTGTCTGCACCACTAGAGGAGGTACCAATGTACATAATTCCTGTGGGTGTGCCCAAAACTCTTCGAAAAACAAGTTTTGAGGAAATACAAAACTTTATAGAGAGAAACAGGAGGTAGAGATGAGCAAATCGCTAAGAATTGCATTGGCAATTGTTGAAGCCACATCTCTACCCCTTCTAACACTAGTAGTGCTCTACACACTTAGTGGATACCAAATGCTCTATCCACAGATACGCTTATTGCCAGCTGCTAGAGCGATACACACAGATTTTTCACTAAGAATTCTATTCATAGTGTTGGCTTATCTACACTCTGTTTCAGGACTCATAATAGTTATTGAAAGAAGAATCAAGTTGAAAACGCTAAAAACAATTTTAGAGTACATAGCTATAACCATTTTATCATTGTTTCTAGCAATATGTATAGCCCTGGACATCACCTTCAGAATATTCTAAGCACCAACACTAAAATAGCAAAAATTGTTGGTTAAATCATGTTTAAAGCTCTGAAACGATTTCTATTTGGAAGTATTTCGGTGTATTCCATGGCTAAACTAATTGTTTTGAGTGGTTGTGATGGTAGTGGCAAGACCACTGCTATAACCATTTTATTGATTTACTTGTCCAAGAGATTTAGGGTTTCTGTTCACTGGTTGAGGGGCAGTCATTTACATGTTTCAATTCTTTACAGAATCCTCTCTAAATTTAGTGTTTTCAAAGGTTTTGACAACCCCTATTACAGGTTTTCTGCTCCCAGCAATCTAAGACCTCTTCTTGCTTTGCTTGAATTTACAGGTTTTTTGCCACAGTTTTTTTCTAGATTGTTGAAAAAATTGATAAGCGATGTTGTTTTGTGTGATAGAGGTGTTTTGGATTTTCTTGTATGGGTCATGGCAACACTTAGATATGGCAAGTTTCTAAATAGTGTTTTGGGGAGGTTCCTATTTGCTTTATCACTTAAAGAACTTCCAATAGTGTTGACAGCAAGCTTTAGTGTTTTGAGTAGCAGAGCTGATGTTCCCAGAGAGTTTCTTGCCAGAGAATATATGTATTACAGTGTTTTGCAAAAGTATTTAGCGAGGCTTGTTATAGACTCATCCAAGGATTCCCCAGCAAGGGTTGTGGCAAGAGTGTTGAAGAGCTATGGCATCCAAGACTCTTAGAATAATTGAAATTTTAAATGGTTTTGCAAAGCCTTTGCCAAGCGAGGTAGAGGAGCTTACTAGAATTGCTAGTTTAAACAAGATTCTCCTCGCTTTTTTGAGAACTGCAAATATTGGTGGTGCCATTAGGGTTTTGGAGGAGGCTAGGTATAGAAGATATGTGAAGAGCGTTGCTGAAGTTGTTGAAGCTCTCAGGGATTTTAACTATGCTTTGTACAAGTTTAGAAAACCTGTTGAGCATGTTTCAGTGGATATAGATGTGCTTATTGATTATAGAGACTTGAGCAAGGCAATTAAAGAACTTGTTTCCAAGGGATTTAAAATAATTGCTTTCGAAAAATATACTGTGACTCTAGCTAAAAACAATACAATAGTTGATCTATATACACATCCAGCATTTGCATGGATTATATACATAGATGGCTATAAGTTACTTGATTGCTGTGTTGAGGAATTTTATTTTGAAGGTCATGTTGTTAAAGGATTAACTAGAGAAGCAGAGGCTGTTGTTTCCACTGTTCATGCCATTTACAAAGAGCATTTGTATCTCCTAATAGACTATTTTGTGACTAGAAAATGGCTTAGCAAGAAAGCATTGAATCTCTCAATAGAGCTGGGCATTGGAAATAGTGTTGAAATAGCATGTCAGCTTAATGAATTAGTTGAAAAAGGTTTGCTAGAATTACCACATAAACTACCACTAGCAATAATGGCAAGAACATATCTAAACAAATTTATTAAAGACTCAGAATTCAGAGCAACAACACCAAACATACTCAAATATCTATTTACAGAAAGAATTGGAGAAAAAATAAAGTGGAGATTATCAAGAAAAACATACTAGTTATACACAAACACCATGGTTTTGTATTGATTCATTGCATTAATGTGCTTCAACAAAAACAAATACACACCTCTAACTTCCAAGTTTTCTAATTTTAATGCAAATCACATATTGATTAGCAAATCAACAAATACAAATTTTAAAGTAGTAACACAATATTTTATGGCGATGGAATGTTATGAGCAATGAAACCTGTGTTTTAATTACTTTCTATAGCGAGCCAAGAGAAGCATTCTTAACATCTATTTTTAGAGTTGAGGAGATTTTCAATTGTAAATACATAGAGGTTTTTGTTTCGAGAAGTAGAGCTGATGAAGCTAAGAAAATTGTTGAGATTGTTAAAAGCTTTCTTGAGGGTGTTGAAATCGATGTTCATCCCTTGTTTCCAGACCCAAGTGATTTAAGTTCTTTTAATGGTCTTGTGGAATCTCTATTCAAAGTTTTGAAGGGGTTGAGGGAAAGAGGCAGAATAGTTATTGCTGTTTTCACAGGCTCTAGACTAGAGGTTTCAACAACTGTTTTAGCTGCTTCAAGAGTTAGGGAGGATATAGTTCTTGTTTACATACCGTTTTTCTGGGGCTGTTTCATTGTTGATAATGGAGCATAAGGTTTATAAGCTCTGGTTTTGTTTATGTTTGTAGAGCTCTGAGGGGCGATGGGAGCGTTGCTCCAAGCCCGCAGGCTTCAACGTAGATGGGAGCCCTGTGCCGTTGGGCTCGACAGCCGCCCATGAACCCACAGTGATAGCACGTGACCTGTGGGCGAGGCGGAAGCCCCTACACCCGATCATGAACAGATGTAAAATGATTGAAATGAGGGTGTAGGGACAAACGGTCCCTGGACAAATCTATTCTACCCCTTTACACCAAAGCCTTTAGAACCTTTAACAGTTCTTCATCCAGTAGCTGAAGAAATTAAAAATATTGTTGTTGCTCAAGGTTTAAGGCATTTGGATCGTAAATCTGTTGAGGATTTCCTAATTAAAATGGGTTTGGCTTCAACACTTAGAAGAAACATGGCTTATACACAACACAGAATTAATTTTGAGTATGCACCAACGCTTATAGTATACCCCGTGGAGATTACGTGTAGAAAGCTTGAGGTATCTATAAAAATCAATAGAATTCCCAAGGTGATTGCCAAAGCCAATGATTATTGCGACTATAGCGAAGTTGTTAATCTTGTTAATGAGCTTGGGTTTAGAGTTGCTAGTGAATTGAGTGAGAGGGATGATATTGGTAAAGCTGTTAATCTCTTAATGAAATTTTCATCAGTTCTACTGCCAGTTGTTGAGGATTGTACATTCAACTGCTCTGAATATAGAGCTGCTCTCTTAACAGACTTCATATCTTCTATAAATGAAAAAGTTTTTGTTGATACAAACATTGTTTACACCTCTCTCCATACACTCCTGTATGAGAGTAGAAGAAATGTTGTTATTCCATTGTGTAGCTATGTAGAGCTGCTTAAGCATAAAGCCCATGGCGAAACACCATATGAGAGACTTAGATCAGTCTTAGCTGGACTGGCCATTGAAGAGCTGAGGAATTTAGGACTGGAAATAGATGAGAAGGTGTTTCAGCAGCCATGTGAAGTGGGCTTAGCGTTAACAAATAGAGTTGCTGTAACATGTGATAGAAAAGCCTATAACGAAATATTTAAAGCGTTGAACATGAGAGCTGTATTGGTTGTGCCAAAGCCATTGAAAGAAGTAAGGTTTTTGTATAGAGGGGATGTGAGAAGAATAGCATATGCATACCATGCCTTGGCTCAGCTAAAAATGCTTTTAACAATGGGTAGCGTTAAAAAGGCTTTGGATGAGCTGGGTATATCCATAGACTATACATAGCAGCAATGCATTTGCTGTAGCATTTTTGCTATTTTCTTGTTAGTGTTGTGAGAAACTCTGCTAAGGTTTCTTTGAATAGCTTTGCTTCTTCCTCTGTGTGTATAAGTGATGGTAGTAAATGCACAAGGTTTTCCTTCATGTATAATATGCCCCGGGTTCTCATGTATAGATGCAGAACTTGTTCTATGCTTTTACTCCATCTAAGCTCATAAACTTCCCTTACATTCTTTGGTTTAGATGTTGTGAAGTGTATACCAATCATTGTTGCTACTCCAGTTGTCCAACACTGTATGTTTGTTTCTTCACAAAGCTTTGTCACATCTCTTCTAAAGTTGCTCCATATTCTCTCAGCTTTTTCATATAGATCTCTGTGCTTGACAAGGTATTCAACCATGGCTTTGCCAGTAACCATGTTTACTGGGTTTCCAACAAATGTTCCTCCATGAAACGATCTCTTTGCAGGGCTTGGATATTTCATGTGGTCTATAAGCTCCATAACCTCAGCTCTACCTCCAAAGGCTCCAGCACCTGCAAAACCACCTCCAACAATTTTGCCAAACACAACCAAATCTGCTTTAACACCAAAATACTCCTGTGCTCCTCCAGGAGCTAGTCTAAAACCTGTTATAACCTCGTCAAAAATTAGAAGAGAGTTGTGTTCATATGCAAGCCTTCTAACCTCCTTCAAATAGTTGTTAACAGGTTCTATGGAGCCACCAGCTCCAAGAACTGGCTCAATAACAATGGCTGCTACTGAATAACTTTTCAATGTTTTTTCAAGAGCTTCAACATCATTGAATGGAACTGCTATTGTGTAAGCAAGGTACTCTTCTGGAAGACCAGCTGACTCAGGTTCTGTAAATGGGTATGTCACAGCTTTGTGCAAGGCATCGTAGCCTCCGTGCCACCCACCCTCAATTTTAACAACATATTTTCTCTTTGTATATGCTCTAGCAAGTCTAAGAGCATACATGTTAGCTTCTGTACCGCTATTCGTAAATCTAATCATTTCAACACCTGGAACAACTTTTGTTAAAAGCTCAGCATACTCAACTGCATATGGATTTTCATAACCTAGGTGAGTACCTTTATTCAAAACCTCTTTAACAGCTTCAATAACAAACTCTGGTTTATGACCAAGTATATGTGTTCCATGACCCATCCAAAAATCTACATAGGAATTTCCATCAACATCCCAAACTCTAACACCCTCAGCTTTCTCTATGAAAATTGGATAAGGCTTAAACCACCTTATCGAATATGTAACACCAGCTGGAAGCACTTTAGAAGCTCTTTCAAACAACCTTTTACTCTTAGCAGTTTTCTCAAAATACTTATCAACAAGCTCTTTACTTAATTCAACAAGTCTTTCCTCAATCCTTGCATACATCATTTAAATCACGAAAACTAAATACCTAGTCAACACTACATAAATTTTGCTGGCAATAACATCATTTCATAATTCCTACAATTCGCAATAACAAGCAAAATTTATTATTTATTGCATGATCTGTGTAGAATTGGTTAAACATTTTTGGAAAGGTCATGTCACAATCATTTTAAATGAATTTAGCTATAAAGCCAGCATTTAACAAACCTGTTTCCACCTACATTAATTGTGGGAGGCTCTAAACTTCTACATTTCTCTAATGCAAATGGGCATCTTGGGTGAAGACGACAGCCTTTTGGTGGATTTGATGGATCTCCTATCTCCCCCTTTAAATAGATCTTTTCAATTTCTAATTCCTCGCTTGCAAGAGGTGTAGCTGTTAACAATGCTTTTGTATATGGGTGAAGTGGGCTAGACACCACCTTTTCTGCAGGACCTTCTTCAACAAGTTGTCCTAGGTATAAAACACCTATTCTATTTGCTATTAAGCTGATTAAGGCAATGTCATGAGTTATGAATAGCATTGATAAATTGTACCTGTTTTTGAAGTCAAGCAATAGTTTAATTATTGAAGCACGAATTGATGCATCTAAGTTGCTTGTTGGCTCATCTGCAACTACGTAGCTGGGGCCAAGAAGCATTGCTCTTGCTATCACAACTCGTTGAAGCTGACCACCACTTAACTCATATGGTCTTCTCTTAATGAATTCATCTGGTGGAACCAAGCCAACTTCCTCAAGAGCTTTATATGCTTTTTCTAAAGCTTCTAGCCTACTCAATTTCTCATGAACTATAAGAGGCTCTGTAAGAGCTTCGCCAATAGTTTGAGCAGGGTTTATGGCGCTGTATGGATCCTGGGGTATTAACTGCATTTTTCTTCTCAGCTCCCTCAACCTATTCTCACTCAAATTCGTTATATCTCTGCCATCGAAAAACACCTTTCCGCTTGTGGGCTTGTATAATCTAAGAGTGATTCTACCTATTGTTGACTTGCCACTACCACTTTCGCCAACTAGGCCATATATCTCGCCTCTTCCAATTCCCAAAGAAACATTGTCAACAGCTCTAATTCTACGCTTTCTACCAAACAATCCAATCTCAAAATCCATTACCACATTACGCATCTCAACAATTAAATCCAGAGTACCTCACCTCGCAAAATGACATGCAACGAAATGTCCTTTCGAAATCTCAACAAGCTCAGGTTTCATAATTCTACACTTTTCTGATGCAAATGGACATCTTGGATGAAATATGCAGCCAGGTGGGGGATTGCGCAAATCAGGTGGATAACCTGTGAGGTACTTTGGCAAGGTTCTTTGTTTAATTCTTGGAAGAGACTCAAAAAGTGCTTTGGTATATGGATGCACCATGTTTTTAGCAAGTTCATTTTTACTTGCCATTTCCATTACATAGCCTCCATACATAACCATTACACTATCTGCTCTTTCAAGAGCTAGCGCCAAGTCATGTGTTATGAGTATAAATGATGAGCTATATCTTCTCTTGATATCACTTATCAAGTCCATTATTTGTTTCTGAACAACAACATCTAAAGCTGTTGTAGGCTCATCAGCTACTACAACACTAGGATTTAAGCTTATTGCCATAGCTATTGAAACTCTTTGTTTTTGGCCACCACTTAATTGATGTGGGTATGAATCCAAAACCCTCTCAGTTAGACCAACAGCCTCGATATACTCTCTAGCTATTTTTAATGCATTGTTTTTATCAATGCCATGCTCCATGAGAAACTCTATAAACTGATCTCTTATTTTTCTCAAGGGATCTAGCGTTGTGAATGGGTCTTGAAAAACAATCGAGATTTTGCTTCCACGAATTTTTCTAAGCTCCTCCTCACTTAGCTTCAATATGTTAACACCGTCCAATAGTATTTCGCCTTTCACAATTCTACCTGGTTTTGGAACCATGTTAAGTAGTGCATAGCCTATTGTTGACTTGCCACTACCGCTCTCACCAACTACTGCAAGCATTTCACCTCTAGATAAAGAGAATGATACTCCAGAAACAGCATTGATTACACCACTAGAGGTAAAGTACTTCACCCAAAGATCCTTGACAATTAGAACTGTGCTCAAAATATCGTCACCTCAACCTAACCCCAACTATTCTCGACACGCCTTCACTAATCAATGCAAAGCCAAAAGCCAAAAGTGTTATGCAAAGCCCTGGAAAAGCCATTAGCCACCATGCA
Above is a genomic segment from Ignisphaera cupida containing:
- a CDS encoding ABC transporter ATP-binding protein; amino-acid sequence: MLSTVLIVKDLWVKYFTSSGVINAVSGVSFSLSRGEMLAVVGESGSGKSTIGYALLNMVPKPGRIVKGEILLDGVNILKLSEEELRKIRGSKISIVFQDPFTTLDPLRKIRDQFIEFLMEHGIDKNNALKIAREYIEAVGLTERVLDSYPHQLSGGQKQRVSIAMAISLNPSVVVADEPTTALDVVVQKQIMDLISDIKRRYSSSFILITHDLALALERADSVMVMYGGYVMEMASKNELAKNMVHPYTKALFESLPRIKQRTLPKYLTGYPPDLRNPPPGCIFHPRCPFASEKCRIMKPELVEISKGHFVACHFAR
- a CDS encoding SagB/ThcOx family dehydrogenase, encoding MIKIELLAHVIGICLTIAIIVYILATYFLASRGAQLAPTPPLHEQPSEIRRVGDRIYLPLPRKITNVSVEEAILWRRSIREYRQEPLTILQLSMLLWAAYGVTDTVWGFRASPSAGATYPLEVYVVVGEKCVVIDNKTYLEAGIYKYDVYTHSLRLVKKGDFREELYRAALHQDWVRDAAINIVITAVFERTTRIYGERGAVRYVPMEVGHLGQNVYLMATAMGLGTVVVGAFYDNEVVKILSAPLEEVPMYIIPVGVPKTLRKTSFEEIQNFIERNRR
- a CDS encoding aspartate aminotransferase family protein, encoding MMYARIEERLVELSKELVDKYFEKTAKSKRLFERASKVLPAGVTYSIRWFKPYPIFIEKAEGVRVWDVDGNSYVDFWMGHGTHILGHKPEFVIEAVKEVLNKGTHLGYENPYAVEYAELLTKVVPGVEMIRFTNSGTEANMYALRLARAYTKRKYVVKIEGGWHGGYDALHKAVTYPFTEPESAGLPEEYLAYTIAVPFNDVEALEKTLKSYSVAAIVIEPVLGAGGSIEPVNNYLKEVRRLAYEHNSLLIFDEVITGFRLAPGGAQEYFGVKADLVVFGKIVGGGFAGAGAFGGRAEVMELIDHMKYPSPAKRSFHGGTFVGNPVNMVTGKAMVEYLVKHRDLYEKAERIWSNFRRDVTKLCEETNIQCWTTGVATMIGIHFTTSKPKNVREVYELRWSKSIEQVLHLYMRTRGILYMKENLVHLLPSLIHTEEEAKLFKETLAEFLTTLTRK
- a CDS encoding AbrB/MazE/SpoVT family DNA-binding domain-containing protein; translation: MSDLLIFEAKVSRKRLLTIPKAAAERLGIREGSRVRIVVENNRIIIEPIKDAFWYALHGPKIGYIGFKELEEESLREQEKIENSS
- a CDS encoding nucleotidyltransferase domain-containing protein translates to MEIVEERIKIREKLLEKAQRFAECVLQKLSNSTIVVFGSVARGDFNEWSDVDVLIVTRDDVPTRPVDRLDVVYECMKRNPIVEPVIITYNEFMKLLTKNNPLVIEALEKGIVFVDKLSLITIYSSLKSSVY
- a CDS encoding ABC transporter ATP-binding protein, yielding MDFEIGLFGRKRRIRAVDNVSLGIGRGEIYGLVGESGSGKSTIGRITLRLYKPTSGKVFFDGRDITNLSENRLRELRRKMQLIPQDPYSAINPAQTIGEALTEPLIVHEKLSRLEALEKAYKALEEVGLVPPDEFIKRRPYELSGGQLQRVVIARAMLLGPSYVVADEPTSNLDASIRASIIKLLLDFKNRYNLSMLFITHDIALISLIANRIGVLYLGQLVEEGPAEKVVSSPLHPYTKALLTATPLASEELEIEKIYLKGEIGDPSNPPKGCRLHPRCPFALEKCRSLEPPTINVGGNRFVKCWLYS
- a CDS encoding GDP-mannose 4,6-dehydratase — protein: MTRFSVDDVVNAIMLAIRNENAKGVYNIGSGTATTINNLAKLVLKLMGKENLKPVYTSPRPGDIKHSVADITKAMKELGYRPNTKLENGLKQLITQMNF
- a CDS encoding M20 family metallopeptidase — encoded protein: MGVLEYVSRNLDWGLKILGDMISIPTVNPPGEKYKEFVYYARDVLTGLGMDVEIVEVPKDYVARYYPEYSLHSRYILIGRLGRGKPVVHFNGHYDVVPAGSGWSSNPFDAVVRNGKVYGRGASDMKGGIASFILALKSFVETTKSFSGSVEVALVPDEEIGGETGTGFLVRELGSKPDYVVIGEPSSSEIIWIGHKGALWTLVEVYGRQAHGSTPWLGINAFEYMAKIAMRIISEYKPVLDSRKSVYEYEDERGAKPTITIGGEVRGGAKTNVVPGYYAFSVDRRVTPDEDLESVEKEFMEFINRVAADYPEVKISVRVLHKSPPALTNPNSELVTYAKSVAKEVIGKEPKTTVCLGGLDMRYYTEKNIQTIAYGPGTAGTAHIADEFLPISEFEKMSKIYLLLLNKILLKT
- a CDS encoding RNA-guided endonuclease TnpB family protein — translated: MGCEGLLTMTIGMRVSPEPTVLDFLKRYRNALNYSIEKIIKSNATSISKAHKLLYNELKKLFNLPSRVAIDCYREALAIAKSWLRNSRRGRVPRVKTLRMWLTYKQSYRIRDGFVEIIGGYKLRIIGWNKRYDSHENREARLVYRDGKMFLMITKNIPKPETIKPIDVIGVDINEKKIVVANHVLVKDFETPVEKALHFRLLAERLQRKYSLTRYQAWMRRRGVLNRVKSFYRKSRNIVVDWARKVSKDIAEISKSNRFAVAVEDLRNLIKALKKLPKNHRTSLIMLGYRKLSYWMNWQAIKRGVPTIVVNPRKTSSICPICDSKLVENGYRRLKCLKCGLEADRDLIGALNIRRKALNEMGGSLTTPTAQQMTDVKTNRCWEPMSL
- a CDS encoding PIN domain-containing protein, encoding MNKKKLRILLDTSFLLPFVGFKTDVEIEDAIACLTHHEVYYSDLSLLEAVWKIAKVVKKDENIEVIVEGVKLLEKTFKHRKIDANSIEIALKMRLEGHKDLIDNMLYGLALSNNMMFLTVDKELEEFVKKRGMKDVILDVTRLKQEYC